A region from the Symphalangus syndactylus isolate Jambi chromosome 2, NHGRI_mSymSyn1-v2.1_pri, whole genome shotgun sequence genome encodes:
- the SLC25A28 gene encoding mitoferrin-2 isoform X3 — translation MQSLQPDPAARYRNVLEALWRIIRTEGLWRPMRGLNVTATGAGPAHALYFACYEKLKKTLSDVIHPGGNSHIANGAAGCVATLLHDAAMNPAEVVKQRMQMYNSPYHRVTDCVRAVWQNEGAGAFYRSYTTQLTMNVPFQAIHFMTYEFLQEHFNPQRRYNPSSHVLSGACAGAVAAAATTPLDVCKTLLNTQESLALNSHITGHITGMASAFRTVYQVGGVTAYFRGVQARVIYQIPSTAIAWSVYEFFKYLITKRQEEWRAGK, via the exons ATGCAGAGTCTACAGCCTGACCCAGCTGCCCGCTATCGCAATGTGTTGGAGGCCCTCTGGAGGATTATAAGAACGGAGGGCCTATGGAGGCCCATGAGGGGGCTGAACGTCACAGCAACAGGCGCAGGGCCTGCCCACGCCCTTTATTTTGCCTGCTACGAAAAGTTAAAAAAGACATTGAGTGATGTAATCCACCCTGGGGGCAATAGCCATATTGCCAATG GTGCGGCCGGGTGTGTGGCAACATTACTTCATGATGCAGCCATGAACCCTGCGGAAG TGGTCAAGCAGAGGATGCAGATGTACAACTCACCATACCACCGGGTGACAGACTGTGTACGGGCAGTGTGGCAAAATGAAGGGGCCGGGGCCTTTTACCGCAGCTACACCACCCAGCTGACCATGAACGTTCCCTTCCAAGCCATTCACTTCATGACCTATGAATTCCTGCAGGAGCACTTTAACCCCCAGAGACGGTACAACCCAAGCTCCCACGTCCTCTCTGGAGCTTGCGCAGGAGCTGTAGCTGCAGCAGCCACAACCCCACTGGACGTTTGCAAAACACTGCTCAACACCCAGGAGTCCTTGGCTTTGAACTCACACATTACAGGACATATCACAGGCATGGCTAGTGCCTTCAGGACGGTATATCAAGTAGGTGGGGTGACCGCCTACTTCCGAGGGGTGCAGGCTAGAGTAATTTACCAGATCCCCTCCACAGCCATCGCATGGTCTGTGTATGAGTTCTTCAAATACCTAATCACTAAACGGCAAGAAGAGTGGAGGGCTGGCAAGTGA
- the SLC25A28 gene encoding mitoferrin-2 isoform X1: MELEGRGAGGVAGGPAAGPGRSPGESALLDGWLQRGVGRGAGGGEAGACRPPVRQDPDSGPDYEALPAGATVTTHMVAGAVAGILEHCVMYPIDCVKTRMQSLQPDPAARYRNVLEALWRIIRTEGLWRPMRGLNVTATGAGPAHALYFACYEKLKKTLSDVIHPGGNSHIANGAAGCVATLLHDAAMNPAEVVKQRMQMYNSPYHRVTDCVRAVWQNEGAGAFYRSYTTQLTMNVPFQAIHFMTYEFLQEHFNPQRRYNPSSHVLSGACAGAVAAAATTPLDVCKTLLNTQESLALNSHITGHITGMASAFRTVYQVGGVTAYFRGVQARVIYQIPSTAIAWSVYEFFKYLITKRQEEWRAGK, encoded by the exons ATGGAGTTGGAGGGGCGGGGTGCTGGCGGTGTGGCGGGGGGGCCGGCGGCAGGGCCCGGGCGGAGCCCCGGGGAGTCGGCGCTGCTGGACGGGTGGCTGCAGCGGGGCGTGGGCCGGGGGGCCGGCGGCGGGGAGGCCGGGGCCTGCAGGCCCCCGGTACGACAAGATCCGGACTCCGGCCCGGACTACGAGGCGCTGCCGGCCGGAGCCACTGTCACCAcgcacatggtggcaggcgccgtGGCAGGGATCCTGGAGCACTGCGTGATGTACCCCATCGACTGCGTCAAG ACCCGGATGCAGAGTCTACAGCCTGACCCAGCTGCCCGCTATCGCAATGTGTTGGAGGCCCTCTGGAGGATTATAAGAACGGAGGGCCTATGGAGGCCCATGAGGGGGCTGAACGTCACAGCAACAGGCGCAGGGCCTGCCCACGCCCTTTATTTTGCCTGCTACGAAAAGTTAAAAAAGACATTGAGTGATGTAATCCACCCTGGGGGCAATAGCCATATTGCCAATG GTGCGGCCGGGTGTGTGGCAACATTACTTCATGATGCAGCCATGAACCCTGCGGAAG TGGTCAAGCAGAGGATGCAGATGTACAACTCACCATACCACCGGGTGACAGACTGTGTACGGGCAGTGTGGCAAAATGAAGGGGCCGGGGCCTTTTACCGCAGCTACACCACCCAGCTGACCATGAACGTTCCCTTCCAAGCCATTCACTTCATGACCTATGAATTCCTGCAGGAGCACTTTAACCCCCAGAGACGGTACAACCCAAGCTCCCACGTCCTCTCTGGAGCTTGCGCAGGAGCTGTAGCTGCAGCAGCCACAACCCCACTGGACGTTTGCAAAACACTGCTCAACACCCAGGAGTCCTTGGCTTTGAACTCACACATTACAGGACATATCACAGGCATGGCTAGTGCCTTCAGGACGGTATATCAAGTAGGTGGGGTGACCGCCTACTTCCGAGGGGTGCAGGCTAGAGTAATTTACCAGATCCCCTCCACAGCCATCGCATGGTCTGTGTATGAGTTCTTCAAATACCTAATCACTAAACGGCAAGAAGAGTGGAGGGCTGGCAAGTGA
- the SLC25A28 gene encoding mitoferrin-2 isoform X5: protein MNPAEVVKQRMQMYNSPYHRVTDCVRAVWQNEGAGAFYRSYTTQLTMNVPFQAIHFMTYEFLQEHFNPQRRYNPSSHVLSGACAGAVAAAATTPLDVCKTLLNTQESLALNSHITGHITGMASAFRTVYQVGGVTAYFRGVQARVIYQIPSTAIAWSVYEFFKYLITKRQEEWRAGK, encoded by the exons ATGAACCCTGCGGAAG TGGTCAAGCAGAGGATGCAGATGTACAACTCACCATACCACCGGGTGACAGACTGTGTACGGGCAGTGTGGCAAAATGAAGGGGCCGGGGCCTTTTACCGCAGCTACACCACCCAGCTGACCATGAACGTTCCCTTCCAAGCCATTCACTTCATGACCTATGAATTCCTGCAGGAGCACTTTAACCCCCAGAGACGGTACAACCCAAGCTCCCACGTCCTCTCTGGAGCTTGCGCAGGAGCTGTAGCTGCAGCAGCCACAACCCCACTGGACGTTTGCAAAACACTGCTCAACACCCAGGAGTCCTTGGCTTTGAACTCACACATTACAGGACATATCACAGGCATGGCTAGTGCCTTCAGGACGGTATATCAAGTAGGTGGGGTGACCGCCTACTTCCGAGGGGTGCAGGCTAGAGTAATTTACCAGATCCCCTCCACAGCCATCGCATGGTCTGTGTATGAGTTCTTCAAATACCTAATCACTAAACGGCAAGAAGAGTGGAGGGCTGGCAAGTGA
- the SLC25A28 gene encoding mitoferrin-2 isoform X2, giving the protein MGYPEAQTRMQSLQPDPAARYRNVLEALWRIIRTEGLWRPMRGLNVTATGAGPAHALYFACYEKLKKTLSDVIHPGGNSHIANGAAGCVATLLHDAAMNPAEVVKQRMQMYNSPYHRVTDCVRAVWQNEGAGAFYRSYTTQLTMNVPFQAIHFMTYEFLQEHFNPQRRYNPSSHVLSGACAGAVAAAATTPLDVCKTLLNTQESLALNSHITGHITGMASAFRTVYQVGGVTAYFRGVQARVIYQIPSTAIAWSVYEFFKYLITKRQEEWRAGK; this is encoded by the exons ATGGGGTATCCCGAAGCTCAG ACCCGGATGCAGAGTCTACAGCCTGACCCAGCTGCCCGCTATCGCAATGTGTTGGAGGCCCTCTGGAGGATTATAAGAACGGAGGGCCTATGGAGGCCCATGAGGGGGCTGAACGTCACAGCAACAGGCGCAGGGCCTGCCCACGCCCTTTATTTTGCCTGCTACGAAAAGTTAAAAAAGACATTGAGTGATGTAATCCACCCTGGGGGCAATAGCCATATTGCCAATG GTGCGGCCGGGTGTGTGGCAACATTACTTCATGATGCAGCCATGAACCCTGCGGAAG TGGTCAAGCAGAGGATGCAGATGTACAACTCACCATACCACCGGGTGACAGACTGTGTACGGGCAGTGTGGCAAAATGAAGGGGCCGGGGCCTTTTACCGCAGCTACACCACCCAGCTGACCATGAACGTTCCCTTCCAAGCCATTCACTTCATGACCTATGAATTCCTGCAGGAGCACTTTAACCCCCAGAGACGGTACAACCCAAGCTCCCACGTCCTCTCTGGAGCTTGCGCAGGAGCTGTAGCTGCAGCAGCCACAACCCCACTGGACGTTTGCAAAACACTGCTCAACACCCAGGAGTCCTTGGCTTTGAACTCACACATTACAGGACATATCACAGGCATGGCTAGTGCCTTCAGGACGGTATATCAAGTAGGTGGGGTGACCGCCTACTTCCGAGGGGTGCAGGCTAGAGTAATTTACCAGATCCCCTCCACAGCCATCGCATGGTCTGTGTATGAGTTCTTCAAATACCTAATCACTAAACGGCAAGAAGAGTGGAGGGCTGGCAAGTGA
- the SLC25A28 gene encoding mitoferrin-2 isoform X4, which produces MKPLLFASPFQDPNSPEAVCVENMTKPHDKVNGGGAKELHEETRRLCGSAAGCVATLLHDAAMNPAEVVKQRMQMYNSPYHRVTDCVRAVWQNEGAGAFYRSYTTQLTMNVPFQAIHFMTYEFLQEHFNPQRRYNPSSHVLSGACAGAVAAAATTPLDVCKTLLNTQESLALNSHITGHITGMASAFRTVYQVGGVTAYFRGVQARVIYQIPSTAIAWSVYEFFKYLITKRQEEWRAGK; this is translated from the exons ATGAAGCCCCTGCTTTTCGCCTCACCTTTTCAGGATCCCAACTCACCAGAGGCAGTTTGTGTTGAGAACATGACAAAGCCTCATGACAAAGTGAATGGGGGTGGGGCCAAGGAACTGCATGAAGAAACCAGAAGGTTGTGTGGAA GTGCGGCCGGGTGTGTGGCAACATTACTTCATGATGCAGCCATGAACCCTGCGGAAG TGGTCAAGCAGAGGATGCAGATGTACAACTCACCATACCACCGGGTGACAGACTGTGTACGGGCAGTGTGGCAAAATGAAGGGGCCGGGGCCTTTTACCGCAGCTACACCACCCAGCTGACCATGAACGTTCCCTTCCAAGCCATTCACTTCATGACCTATGAATTCCTGCAGGAGCACTTTAACCCCCAGAGACGGTACAACCCAAGCTCCCACGTCCTCTCTGGAGCTTGCGCAGGAGCTGTAGCTGCAGCAGCCACAACCCCACTGGACGTTTGCAAAACACTGCTCAACACCCAGGAGTCCTTGGCTTTGAACTCACACATTACAGGACATATCACAGGCATGGCTAGTGCCTTCAGGACGGTATATCAAGTAGGTGGGGTGACCGCCTACTTCCGAGGGGTGCAGGCTAGAGTAATTTACCAGATCCCCTCCACAGCCATCGCATGGTCTGTGTATGAGTTCTTCAAATACCTAATCACTAAACGGCAAGAAGAGTGGAGGGCTGGCAAGTGA